The Gemmatimonas sp. genomic interval TCCGGCACGTTCGAGCACGCGCTGAACCACCTGCTCGACCACGAAGTGGATCTGGCGCACTTCGACGCGCGCTTCAAGAACGACGCCACCGGCGCGCCGGCGTACCCGCCGGCCATGTTGCTCAAAGTGGTGCTGTTCGCGTATTCCCAGGGCATCGTGCGCAGCCGGGCCATTGAACGCGTGTGCCAAGAGCACGTGACGTTCATGGCGTTGTGCGGCATGACGGCGCCGCATTTCACCACGATTGCCCATTTCGTCAGTACGCTCCGCGACGACATCGCCCAGGTGTTTGCGGCGGTGCTGGCGGTGTGTGACGG includes:
- a CDS encoding transposase, whose product is MARYKSLDTNPQFLSVDLARQLLSGTFEHALNHLLDHEVDLAHFDARFKNDATGAPAYPPAMLLKVVLFAYSQGIVRSRAIERVCQEHVTFMALCGMTAPHFTTIAHFVSTLRDDIAQVFAAVLAVCDG